The Priestia koreensis genomic interval TTCTTGAACCAAGCACAGAAAATCGAACCAGGAATCGTCACAAAGTACGACCAACAGCTAGATACGTTTTATGGGAACGCTGTGCGTGACTATGTAGATGGTAAAAAATCAAAAGAAGCCGCGATTAAGGATTTCTATCAAAAAGCACAAAATGCATTTCCAGAACTAAAAGTACCAAAGAAATAAGCCTACATGCAGCGGGTAGGGGAAGAGTTTCACTGCTCTACTCGCTGCTAGGAATTTGACGAAGGGAGACGGGAGAAATGAGCAAAGTCAATCGATATGGCTATCTATTCATTGCACCGTTTTGGATTGTCTTTTTAATCTTTAGTATTTATCCAGTTGCCTTAACCTTTTATTATAGTTTCACCAATTATACAGGTAGTGGGACAGCCGAAATTGTTGGACTAGCAAATTATAAAAGGTTAATAACCGATCACTATTTCATTGATGCCTTTTTTAACACGTGGAAAATCTGGGGAGTGAATTTTGTCCTTCAGATGGGTCTTGCCCTTTTACTGGCAATGATTTTCTCTGATATGCGAATGAAGCTTCGCGGCCTCGCGTTCTTTCGCTCGATTTTTTACTTACCAAACCTGATTACAATTAGCTCTGTAGCACTGTTATTCGGAATTTTACTTGATTGGCAGCATGGGTCACTAAATATGATGCTGATGAAGATTGGACTTATATCTGAACCTATTAATTGGCTGAACGAACCTGCTAGCGCCCAAATCTCCGTATCACTTATTTTAACGTGGATGTGGTTTGGTCATTCCTTTATCGTCGTAATGGCAGGGGTGTCAGGGATCTCAAAGGATTATTACGAAGCGGCGTTAATTGACGGAGCAAATCGTTGGCAAACATTCACTAGAATTACGGTTCCACTTTTAAAGCCTATTTTATTGTACATCATGATTACGTCTCTTATAGGCGGCCTTCAATTGTTTGATTTACCGATGCTTTTAACGGATGGAATTGGTTCACCTGAAGGATCACTTAGCACGATGGTTCTGTACTTATATAATCAGGCGTTTAAATACAATAACTACGGCTATGCAGCTGCTGTGGCATACGGCTTGTTCGTCATTACGCTTATTTTCTCCCTGATTGTATTTAAAGGAATGTATGGAAATCAACGAAAACAGCAAGGGCAGGTGTAGACATGATCGAACGAACAGCAGTTAGAGAGTTTGAGCAAGCTCCGCAATCTTCTATCGAAACAAATCGCCCTAAAAGAGTACGTAAGCTCGTAAAGCCTATTATTTATACCGGGCTCATCGTTACGGCTGTAATCTGCTTTATTCCATTTCTAATGATGATGGTGAATGCGACAAGGTCAAACGAAGAAATCTTAGCTGGATTCACATTAA includes:
- a CDS encoding carbohydrate ABC transporter permease codes for the protein MSKVNRYGYLFIAPFWIVFLIFSIYPVALTFYYSFTNYTGSGTAEIVGLANYKRLITDHYFIDAFFNTWKIWGVNFVLQMGLALLLAMIFSDMRMKLRGLAFFRSIFYLPNLITISSVALLFGILLDWQHGSLNMMLMKIGLISEPINWLNEPASAQISVSLILTWMWFGHSFIVVMAGVSGISKDYYEAALIDGANRWQTFTRITVPLLKPILLYIMITSLIGGLQLFDLPMLLTDGIGSPEGSLSTMVLYLYNQAFKYNNYGYAAAVAYGLFVITLIFSLIVFKGMYGNQRKQQGQV